From the Desulfurispira natronophila genome, one window contains:
- a CDS encoding arsenate reductase ArsC, which yields MKKLKVGFICVHNSCRSQMAEALGRLLAGEVFESYSAGTHVKPAINPDAVRIIKEHYGVDMRAKQHSKLLSDIPALDIVITMGCNVDCPMLPCRHREDWGLEDPSGQSDEVFLATAKQIEDNIQRLARRIGAGKFTGF from the coding sequence ATGAAAAAATTGAAAGTTGGCTTTATCTGTGTTCATAACTCCTGTCGTTCCCAGATGGCGGAAGCTCTGGGGAGACTGCTGGCGGGAGAGGTGTTTGAGTCCTACTCAGCTGGCACTCATGTTAAACCGGCAATCAATCCCGACGCGGTGCGCATTATCAAGGAGCACTATGGTGTTGATATGCGCGCGAAGCAGCACTCCAAATTGCTGAGCGATATTCCCGCGCTGGATATTGTCATCACCATGGGTTGCAATGTAGATTGCCCAATGCTCCCCTGTCGACACCGGGAAGACTGGGGGCTGGAGGATCCTTCCGGTCAGAGCGATGAGGTTTTTCTGGCAACAGCAAAGCAAATCGAAGATAATATCCAGCGGCTTGCCCGGCGCATAGGGGCTGGCAAATTTACAGGATTCTGA
- the nadB gene encoding L-aspartate oxidase has protein sequence MQSFDYIVLGGGGAGLTAAITLAEHNQQVLVLNKSEFMETNTNYAQGGVAVVMDPADSFDLHVEDTMNAGAHLNNRSAVEYLVRSGPHLIHKLINWGTEFDRDDDSHGLKLTREAAHSLNRIIHARGDATGQEVQRAMVAKARSMPNITLWDNARTVELIQHEQRVRGACFVREGQAYSATAKGVILATGGLGRIYGLTTNPEVATGDGTLLALYAGAKVADMEFVQFHPTALNALGCPPFLLSESMRGEGGILLNHQGDRFMERYSSMLELAPRDVVSRSIHFERERTGKDVYLQVSHLGADFVRQRFPSIYQTCLGYGLDISRDPAPVSPAAHYAMGGVITDITARTGIPGLYAAGEVACTSVHGANRLASNSILEGLVFGERAALSALEDGRSMMDEECLTREQSLAHGDTMGGIPAAMQEIMWKCAGIVRSQELLEEGMRKITAMNSHYVLLCASIISGALRRRKNIGAHYRTDSLDNGKDSVQYHADIKSLDRFMERYR, from the coding sequence AACCAACACCAACTATGCCCAGGGCGGAGTTGCGGTAGTTATGGACCCCGCTGACAGTTTTGACCTGCACGTCGAAGACACCATGAATGCGGGAGCACACCTCAACAACCGCTCTGCTGTAGAGTATCTGGTTCGTTCCGGCCCGCACCTTATTCACAAACTCATCAACTGGGGCACTGAATTTGACCGCGATGACGACTCCCACGGACTCAAATTGACCCGCGAAGCAGCCCACAGCCTTAACCGCATTATCCACGCCCGCGGGGACGCTACGGGCCAGGAGGTTCAGCGAGCCATGGTAGCCAAGGCTCGCTCAATGCCCAATATCACCCTATGGGACAATGCCCGCACCGTAGAACTCATTCAGCACGAGCAACGGGTGCGGGGCGCCTGCTTTGTCCGGGAGGGTCAGGCCTACAGCGCAACCGCCAAGGGGGTCATATTGGCCACCGGCGGACTGGGGCGCATTTATGGCTTAACTACCAATCCGGAGGTGGCTACTGGAGATGGTACGTTACTGGCCCTTTACGCTGGAGCCAAAGTAGCGGACATGGAGTTTGTCCAGTTCCACCCCACCGCCCTCAACGCCCTTGGCTGCCCTCCTTTTTTGCTTTCCGAGTCCATGCGAGGTGAAGGCGGAATATTGCTAAACCACCAAGGAGATCGCTTTATGGAGCGCTACAGCTCCATGCTGGAGCTGGCCCCCCGTGATGTAGTAAGCCGCTCCATTCACTTCGAAAGAGAACGCACTGGTAAAGATGTATACTTGCAGGTTTCCCATCTGGGAGCCGACTTTGTACGCCAGCGCTTTCCCAGTATTTACCAGACATGCCTGGGCTATGGACTTGACATTTCCCGGGATCCAGCCCCTGTCTCTCCGGCAGCCCACTACGCGATGGGGGGCGTTATTACTGACATAACTGCCCGCACCGGCATTCCCGGACTGTACGCTGCTGGTGAAGTGGCGTGCACCAGCGTCCACGGTGCCAATCGCCTGGCATCGAACTCCATCCTGGAAGGCTTGGTCTTTGGTGAGCGGGCCGCCCTCAGCGCTTTGGAAGACGGCCGATCCATGATGGACGAAGAGTGTCTGACCAGGGAGCAAAGCCTTGCCCACGGCGACACTATGGGCGGCATACCTGCGGCCATGCAGGAGATAATGTGGAAGTGCGCCGGTATTGTGCGCTCACAGGAGCTGCTGGAAGAAGGTATGCGCAAAATAACAGCCATGAACTCCCACTACGTGCTTCTTTGTGCCAGCATTATCAGCGGAGCCTTGCGAAGACGTAAAAACATCGGCGCCCACTATCGAACCGACTCTCTTGACAACGGCAAGGACAGCGTACAGTATCATGCGGATATCAAGTCGCTGGACCGTTTTATGGAACGTTATCGATAA